The Pedobacter ginsengisoli region ACACACCTGGGCGATGTAAATCCATTTTACCACTTAATGCCAGACTGGTTCCTGATATACGGTATTGCTATTGCAACTGTTGCTGCTGCTATTGCCAGTCAGGCCCTTATTTCGGGCTCGTTTACGCTTATTGCAGAGGCTGTAAGGTTAAACCTTTGGCCTAAGGTTAAAATTAATTATCCGAGTGAGCAGAAAGGTCAGTTATATGTACCATCAATGAACTGGATATTAATGGTTGGTTGTATAATTGTTGTGTTGATTTTCCAGAAATCAGTAAATATGGAGGCCGCATATGGTTTATCTATTACGGTTGCCATGTTAATGACTACTATTCTGGTTTCTGTTTTCCTATTAAGGAAAAAGGTTCCAAAATATTTAATAGGTATATTCCTGCTTATATATGGCATTATTGAACTTACGTTTTTGGCTGGAAATGCTGCAAAAATTCTTCATGGTGGATGGTTTACTTTAATTCTGGGTATTACATTGTTCTCGGTTATGTGGACATGGCATAACGGACGCAGAATTAGAAACAGATACATGAAGTTTGTGGATATTCAGGATTTTTATCCGCTGATTAGGAACATAAGTGCTGATAAATCTATTGCCAAATACTCATCTAACCTGGTATACTTAACCAGTGCCAATTTTAACACCGAAATTGAGTCGTCGGTTATTTATTCTATTATTCAAAAACACCCTAAAAGAGCAGATGTTTATTGGTTGCTGCACGTAGACGTTACTGATGAGCCTTATACCCTTGAATATGAAGTAGACCAAATGATACCTGGAAAATTGATTAGAATTGATTTTAGACTAGGTTTTAGGGTTGAACAAAGGGTGAATGCATTGTTTAGAAAAGTGGTTGAAGAATTGGTTCACAGTGGTGAAATTGATATCACAAGTAAATATGAGTCGTTAAAGGCTCAAAAGATTCCCGGAGATTTTAGATTTGTTGTTTTAGAGAAGATTATTTCGAACTCTAACAGCTTGAAATTTATTGAAAGGGTTACTATGTCTTATCACAGAATATTAAAGCTTTTAAGTATTTCTGAGAAGAGAGGTTTTGGACTAGACTCTAGTTTTGTTACCGTAGAAAAGGTACCATTACTGGTGGATATACCCGAGCCGATCATCTTAAAAAGGATAAAATAGGTTTATTTTGTGAGAGCAGAAAAATGAAGGGTAATGAGAATTAATGAGTTAAGTAAATACTCAAAAATATTTCTTAATTTATTTAGTAGAATAACATTATAATCCTATCTTTGCACCCTCATCAAACAAAGGAGCATGATTCCGTAGCTCAGCTGGTAGAGCATTACACTTTTAATGTAGTGGTCCTGGGTTCGAATCCCAGCGGGATCACCAAACTTTAAAGAAGTTTAAAGTTTTTGTTTGATGAGAATGATTCCGTAGCTCAGCTGGTAGAGCATTACACTTTTAATGTAGTGGTCCTGGGTTCGAATCCCAGCGGGATCACAAAAGGCGCAAGAGATTGCGCCTTTTCTGTTTATATGGCAGTTTAAACGGTCATCTGTTAAAAATAATAGGTCATTTCTACCCATAATAATCCACTACTACTGGTGCCCCTTCTGGTGCCCAAATGTAATCGGTAATTTTGGGCACCAGTTATCAAGAAAACTTGATTAACGACTGGAGACAATCTGAAAAAACAAAATGTTTTATCAAAAGATTGAGAAATGAAAAGCAACCAAAATCTTAAAATCCTGTTCTGGCACCGCAAGTCAAAAAAGGATTCAAAAAACTATGCACCAATTATTTGCAGAATATCAATTGATGGTGAAGATGTCGAAATTTCTACGGGACAAAAGGTACATGTAGACAATTGGGACGTTAAATCAAAAAAGGTAATAAAGTCTGAAAATTCAAAGAAAATCAATACGGAACTTAATCGTATTGCAAGTTTGTTGGAGGTCAATTTCACGGTTCTGAAAACCAAGTACGCGTTAATTACCCCATCAATGCTGAAAAACACCTACAAAAATGTCACCATTGACGTCAAGCAACAAGATGATCCTCACACAATTCCTTCATTAATGGAGTTAGTCGGTATCCATATAAATGAATTCGGCATGTTGGTAGATAAAGGCCTAAGATCGAAGGAAACTTTGAAGCAATGGAATGCCACTAAGAAAAAAATAGCCGAATTTTTGGACACACAATTAAAGGTTAACGATATCAAATTAGATGATATTGAATATTCATTTGCCCAAAAGTTCTTGAATTATCTTGTTTTAAAGCGATTTCCCTCCTTGAAAGATGCCGCCGCAATGAAGCAGATCAAAAACCTGAAGCAAATTTTAAATATAGCAGAAGCAAACCAATGGATATTAAAGAACCCTATTGAGAAATTTAAATGTGGTTCTGAAGATCCCGAAATTAAGCCCTTGGAAATCTTTGAAGTCGAAAAAATATGGCGCAAAAAGCTTACAATTGACCGTCTTGTTAAAGTTAGGGATGCCTTTATATTTCAATGTTTTACGGGCTTTGCATATCAGGACATCTATAATCTTACCAAAGAGCATATTGTTTATGTCGGCTCTGACAATGAAAAATGGCTTGTGAAAGAACGGGGCAAGACTAAAGTGACTGAGATGGTTCCCATTTTACCCATCGTGGATGAACTAATCACTAAATATGAAAACAGTCCATACTGTATGATATATAATCGCCTTATTCCTGTAAACAGTAATTTCAGGTACAATTCTTATCTCAAAGAACTTTCTGATGTGTGTGATATCGGAAAGCCCCTAAACAGCCACCTTGCCCGCCATACATTTGCAGATATGATGCTGAATGTACTAAACTTTCCTTTAGAGGATGTGAGCAAAATGCTCGGACATAAAAACATCCGTACCACCCAAAGGTATGCTAGGATTAGGAAAAGTCGGATCGGTAAAAAGATGAAAGAAGCAAAAAATATAATATTTGATGAAGCTGGAGAATTAAAGCGGTTTGCCATGATCTAGCGCTAAAAAAATTATTTAAATTTTCGTACATATCTAGTCCTGTTAAGATATGTAATACCTTGACAGGACTATTTTGGAACAGTAAAGTTGGTTAGGAAAGTATATGTATAAGATGGGAATTTACAACTATTATATAGTTTGTTGTATCACTCAAAATCGAGTACATCATTCAGCTCTTCGGAAGCTTCAATTTCAAAACTTGAGATTTCCTGAAAATTGTTTGATGTAATTAAATTCACCTCAAACCATACTCGCTTTTCAAGTTGCGCGGCAACATAGTAGTTGTTCCAATCATGATCGTAGATGCTTAACATACCCTCTTCAATATGGTATGCTTCGGATTTATCAACAAATACATCCAATTGGCAAGTAAGAGAAACTTTTAGTGAAATTGAGATTTCCTCTTCTGAAAGTATTTCAGCCTCGATGTCCTTATAATCGAAATCTTCATACATCATATCAATCGTGGGGTCTTCGAAAATATCCCCCAATCCAATTTCAGAACTATTAAAAGATTTGAAAGAAAGTTTGTTTAAGATCATATGTTCGACCTTTGTCCTGAAGATTGATGAAGCAAATACGGGGTCTTTGAAGAATGCCAATGTTTCATCGGAAATGATTTTATCGGTATGTATCGTAAGTTCAGCCGAGGCGTCCTCTAAGGTTTTAACGACTTTCACGGCAACTTCTGGAACACCTATTTCATCCAGCTCTTCGACCAAGTCTTCATGAAGGTCAAATTTGTCACTATTGCAAAAATCTGTGTGGTTATTTGAAACCAAAATTACCTTGGGCTTTACTATGCCTTCATGCTCAGAATATCTTTCCATGATGTCCATTATATTGGCCCAAATTGTTGCATCTTGATATCCTACCCCAGCAGAATTGAATGGTTTAATTCGTTTAACGGCCTTTTTTAAGATTTCATTCTGTTGACCCCTTGATGGAAGTTTAAGGATTTCACAATTCAGTTCCTTAATTCGCTTTCTTAATTTAGTGATATAGCCGTCTGTTATGCTTTTTGCGGCTTCTACTTCAGTTTCATTGAGTACAGATATTTCTGTTTCATCATATAAAATTTTTG contains the following coding sequences:
- a CDS encoding KUP/HAK/KT family potassium transporter, with translation MGHHKHIQKLSAAGLLISLGIIYGDIGTSPLYVFKAIIGDRLITQDLILGGLSCIVWTLTLQTTIKYVVITLQADNKGEGGIFSLFSLVKRKAKWLIIPAMVGGAALLADGIMTPAVTVSAAIEGLGLIYQDLPTVPIVLAIIIFLFGLQQFGTSLVGKAFGPIMWLWFTMIAVLGFVHIMELPIILKAINPYYAYHILTTNPEAFLIIGAVFLCTTGAEALYSDLGHCGRSNIRISWIYVKICLILNYMGQGVWLWNLQGTHLGDVNPFYHLMPDWFLIYGIAIATVAAAIASQALISGSFTLIAEAVRLNLWPKVKINYPSEQKGQLYVPSMNWILMVGCIIVVLIFQKSVNMEAAYGLSITVAMLMTTILVSVFLLRKKVPKYLIGIFLLIYGIIELTFLAGNAAKILHGGWFTLILGITLFSVMWTWHNGRRIRNRYMKFVDIQDFYPLIRNISADKSIAKYSSNLVYLTSANFNTEIESSVIYSIIQKHPKRADVYWLLHVDVTDEPYTLEYEVDQMIPGKLIRIDFRLGFRVEQRVNALFRKVVEELVHSGEIDITSKYESLKAQKIPGDFRFVVLEKIISNSNSLKFIERVTMSYHRILKLLSISEKRGFGLDSSFVTVEKVPLLVDIPEPIILKRIK
- a CDS encoding site-specific integrase, producing MKSNQNLKILFWHRKSKKDSKNYAPIICRISIDGEDVEISTGQKVHVDNWDVKSKKVIKSENSKKINTELNRIASLLEVNFTVLKTKYALITPSMLKNTYKNVTIDVKQQDDPHTIPSLMELVGIHINEFGMLVDKGLRSKETLKQWNATKKKIAEFLDTQLKVNDIKLDDIEYSFAQKFLNYLVLKRFPSLKDAAAMKQIKNLKQILNIAEANQWILKNPIEKFKCGSEDPEIKPLEIFEVEKIWRKKLTIDRLVKVRDAFIFQCFTGFAYQDIYNLTKEHIVYVGSDNEKWLVKERGKTKVTEMVPILPIVDELITKYENSPYCMIYNRLIPVNSNFRYNSYLKELSDVCDIGKPLNSHLARHTFADMMLNVLNFPLEDVSKMLGHKNIRTTQRYARIRKSRIGKKMKEAKNIIFDEAGELKRFAMI
- a CDS encoding PIN domain-containing protein encodes the protein MKLTSKAKDEGYKVCFPKAVIEEMVKHYLENTSKAFKDLKRAAKILYDETEISVLNETEVEAAKSITDGYITKLRKRIKELNCEILKLPSRGQQNEILKKAVKRIKPFNSAGVGYQDATIWANIMDIMERYSEHEGIVKPKVILVSNNHTDFCNSDKFDLHEDLVEELDEIGVPEVAVKVVKTLEDASAELTIHTDKIISDETLAFFKDPVFASSIFRTKVEHMILNKLSFKSFNSSEIGLGDIFEDPTIDMMYEDFDYKDIEAEILSEEEISISLKVSLTCQLDVFVDKSEAYHIEEGMLSIYDHDWNNYYVAAQLEKRVWFEVNLITSNNFQEISSFEIEASEELNDVLDFE